The Mesorhizobium loti genome includes a region encoding these proteins:
- a CDS encoding sugar ABC transporter ATP-binding protein, translating to MTDKIAPAATALIDMRNISIAFGGIRAVDDASIDLFPGEVVALLGHNGAGKSTLIKILSGAYKRDAGQIFVNGEEASISNPRDAKKYGIETIYQTLALADNVDAAANLFLGRELMTAWGTLDDVAMEAEARKVMGRLNPRFQRFKEPVIKLSGGQRQSVAIARAILFNARILIMDEPTAALGPQETAQVGELVKQLKSDGIGIFLISHDIHDVFELADRVCVMKNGQVVGTARTTDVTQDEVLGMIILGKCPPGAIPGPGALKIAA from the coding sequence ATGACTGACAAGATTGCTCCTGCAGCCACCGCACTGATCGATATGCGCAACATCTCGATCGCCTTTGGCGGCATCCGCGCCGTCGACGACGCCTCGATCGATCTTTTCCCCGGCGAGGTCGTGGCGCTGCTCGGTCACAACGGCGCCGGCAAGTCGACGCTGATCAAGATCCTGTCCGGCGCTTACAAGCGCGATGCGGGCCAGATCTTCGTCAATGGCGAGGAGGCATCGATCTCCAATCCGCGCGACGCCAAGAAATACGGCATCGAGACGATCTACCAGACGCTGGCGCTGGCCGACAATGTCGATGCCGCCGCCAATCTGTTCCTCGGCCGCGAGCTGATGACCGCCTGGGGCACGCTCGACGACGTTGCCATGGAGGCGGAGGCGCGCAAGGTGATGGGCCGGCTCAATCCCCGCTTCCAGCGCTTCAAGGAGCCGGTGATCAAGCTGTCGGGCGGCCAGCGGCAATCGGTGGCGATCGCGCGCGCCATCCTGTTCAACGCGCGCATCCTGATCATGGACGAGCCGACGGCGGCGCTCGGTCCGCAGGAGACGGCGCAGGTCGGTGAACTGGTCAAGCAGCTCAAGTCCGACGGCATCGGCATCTTCCTGATCAGCCACGACATCCACGACGTTTTCGAACTTGCCGACCGGGTCTGCGTCATGAAGAACGGCCAGGTCGTCGGCACCGCACGCACCACCGATGTAACCCAGGACGAGGTGCTCGGCATGATCATTCTGGGTAAATGCCCGCCCGGCGCCATTCCCGGACCGGGCGCACTGAAGATCGCGGCCTGA
- a CDS encoding histidine kinase, with amino-acid sequence MKKLFPIVAFIAVALISMTMAGFAYFATQEAARIKFEATADDALNRIESRIDLHLSLLRSTQALFDARNGDISQNEFKAFFNALDVDNNFAGLRGIGFPRLVKAGDEAAVERDMLHDHGVSHPIYPDTTQSWRAPIVMFEPMDPSNQASIGYDMFSEPVRRAAIEKAMSNDHQHASGLVQLGQGTGAAQTFPGFVVFVRLNVETAPDVINASRSSTSGFLYAAFRARDLFQTALSRSPLLPVNTEIYDSDGAVNGDDLLFRSETPPVSAFGDRLLVTRKIIVAGRPWTVLFRPTSAFLPPSSRAIPVMLGLFGLLLAGAIALVARYQERAYEAASRLHETTEKSLLEKDLMLQEMKHRIKNSITRVLAIARQTASRATDVNEFSASFSARLQAMAASQDMLTRSRWQKADLGDLLRIELGQVFGKELPEELLSGPQVLLDETTTQALGLTFHELATNALKYGEAGNSANSLKGDWALKVDWSLEGRGRDRTLALNWRETGQKKLESPAKTGFGTKLIDLNVTRELRGTIKRDFRADGLNVEIKIPLAD; translated from the coding sequence TTGAAGAAGCTTTTTCCAATCGTCGCGTTCATCGCCGTTGCGCTGATCAGCATGACGATGGCGGGGTTTGCCTATTTCGCCACGCAGGAGGCCGCCCGCATCAAGTTCGAAGCGACGGCCGATGACGCGCTCAACCGGATCGAGAGCCGCATCGACCTGCATTTGTCGCTGTTGCGCTCGACGCAGGCCCTGTTCGACGCCCGCAACGGCGACATCTCCCAGAATGAGTTCAAGGCGTTTTTCAACGCGCTCGATGTCGACAACAATTTCGCCGGCTTGCGCGGTATCGGCTTTCCCAGGCTGGTGAAGGCGGGAGACGAGGCGGCCGTCGAACGCGACATGCTGCACGACCATGGCGTCAGCCATCCAATCTATCCAGACACCACGCAATCCTGGCGCGCGCCCATTGTGATGTTCGAACCGATGGATCCGTCCAATCAAGCCAGCATCGGCTACGACATGTTCAGCGAACCGGTGCGGCGCGCGGCGATCGAAAAGGCGATGTCGAACGATCACCAGCATGCCAGCGGGCTGGTGCAACTGGGCCAGGGCACAGGCGCCGCGCAGACCTTCCCCGGCTTCGTCGTCTTCGTGCGGCTCAATGTCGAAACCGCACCCGATGTCATCAATGCGTCCAGATCCTCGACGTCCGGTTTTCTCTATGCGGCCTTTCGGGCTCGGGACCTGTTCCAGACCGCGCTCAGCCGGTCGCCACTGCTGCCGGTCAACACCGAGATCTATGACAGCGACGGCGCGGTGAACGGCGACGATCTATTGTTCCGGTCGGAAACGCCACCGGTTTCCGCGTTCGGCGACAGGTTGCTGGTCACCCGCAAGATCATCGTGGCCGGGCGACCCTGGACTGTCCTGTTCCGGCCGACGAGCGCCTTCCTGCCGCCGTCGTCGCGTGCCATTCCGGTGATGCTGGGGCTGTTCGGCCTGCTTTTGGCGGGCGCCATCGCATTGGTGGCGCGGTATCAGGAGCGGGCCTATGAGGCAGCGTCGCGCTTGCACGAAACGACCGAAAAGAGCCTGCTCGAAAAAGACCTGATGCTGCAGGAGATGAAGCATCGCATCAAGAATTCGATCACCAGGGTGCTGGCGATCGCGCGCCAGACGGCATCGAGGGCCACCGACGTCAACGAGTTTTCAGCATCCTTCTCGGCCAGGCTGCAGGCAATGGCGGCGTCCCAAGACATGCTGACGCGCTCGCGCTGGCAGAAGGCCGATCTTGGCGATCTCCTGCGCATCGAGCTAGGTCAGGTGTTCGGCAAGGAACTGCCCGAAGAGCTGTTGTCGGGGCCACAGGTGCTGCTCGACGAAACCACGACGCAAGCGCTCGGCCTGACCTTCCACGAACTGGCCACGAATGCGCTGAAATACGGCGAAGCCGGCAACTCCGCCAATTCGCTTAAGGGTGACTGGGCGCTGAAAGTGGACTGGTCGCTGGAAGGGCGCGGGCGCGACAGGACGCTGGCTCTCAACTGGCGCGAAACCGGGCAGAAAAAACTTGAATCGCCGGCCAAGACCGGATTTGGCACCAAGCTGATCGATCTCAACGTGACACGCGAATTGCGCGGTACGATCAAGCGTGATTTCCGGGCCGATGGGCTGAACGTGGAAATCAAAATCCCTCTGGCAGACTGA
- the phoB gene encoding phosphate regulon transcriptional regulatory protein PhoB, with product MIAPRIMVVEDEEPLGVLLRYNLESEGYQVEVVTRGDEAEIRLQENVPDLLVLDWMVPAVSGIELCRRLRMRPETERLPIIMLTARGEESDRVRGLSTGADDYLVKPFSTPEFMARVKALLRRAKPEVLSSVLKVGDIVLDRESHRVYRKKSEIRLGPTEFRLLEFMMRHPGRVFSRSQLLDNVWGETIYIDERTVDVHVGRLRKAVNNGRMPDVIRTIRGAGYAIRED from the coding sequence ATGATCGCGCCACGCATCATGGTGGTGGAGGACGAGGAGCCGCTAGGCGTGCTGCTCCGCTACAATCTCGAATCCGAGGGTTACCAGGTCGAGGTGGTGACGCGCGGCGACGAGGCCGAGATCCGGCTGCAGGAGAACGTTCCCGACCTTCTGGTGCTCGACTGGATGGTGCCGGCGGTTTCCGGTATCGAGCTCTGTCGTCGGCTAAGGATGCGTCCTGAGACCGAGCGGCTGCCGATCATCATGCTGACCGCGCGGGGCGAGGAAAGCGACCGCGTGCGCGGCCTCTCGACCGGCGCCGACGATTACCTGGTCAAGCCGTTCTCGACGCCGGAGTTCATGGCCAGGGTCAAGGCGCTGCTGCGCCGCGCCAAGCCGGAAGTGCTGTCCAGCGTGCTCAAGGTCGGCGACATCGTGCTCGACCGAGAATCGCACCGGGTCTATCGCAAGAAGAGCGAGATCCGGCTCGGGCCGACCGAGTTCCGCCTGCTCGAGTTCATGATGCGTCATCCCGGCCGCGTCTTCTCGCGCAGCCAGCTGCTCGACAATGTGTGGGGCGAGACGATCTATATCGATGAGCGCACGGTCGACGTGCATGTGGGCCGGCTGCGCAAGGCGGTCAACAATGGCCGTATGCCCGATGTCATCCGCACCATTCGCGGGGCGGGATACGCGATCAGGGAAGATTGA
- a CDS encoding sugar ABC transporter permease produces the protein MTDTTSNPQADTARASELGVVARFLKATEIDTRMLGMVGALLIIWIGLHVISSLRLGVNPLDFDSRTFLTPRNLWNLSVQTSAVAIMACGMVLVIVMRNIDLSVGSAEGLIGMVMGFAQVHFLVRFVGLELGNPWIWVLALIIGLALGLLIGAFQGFVIAYLEVPAFIVTLGGLLVWRGAAWWVTSGQTVAPLDATFQLMGGGPAGSIGATWSWVVGIVACLAVAFALFNGRVQRKRFRFPLRPIWAETLLGVVTCAVIMGAVWLANSYPWPIGIVNRYAAANNITVPEGGLFIAHGIAIPVLMAIAVGLVMTFITNRTRFGRYVFAIGGNPEAANLAGINTRWITMKVFMIMGVLATIAAAISSARQNSATNVLGTLDELLVIAAAVIGGTSLAGGSGTIIGAMLGALLMQSLQSGMVLLGVDSPLQSIVVGAVLVIAVWLDTVYRKRV, from the coding sequence ATGACCGACACGACGTCCAACCCGCAGGCCGACACCGCGCGTGCGTCGGAACTCGGCGTGGTCGCCCGGTTCCTGAAGGCGACCGAGATCGACACCCGCATGCTCGGCATGGTCGGCGCCCTGCTGATCATCTGGATCGGGCTACATGTCATTTCCAGCCTGCGCCTCGGCGTCAATCCGCTCGATTTCGACAGCCGCACCTTTCTGACGCCGCGCAATCTGTGGAATCTGTCGGTGCAGACATCGGCGGTCGCCATCATGGCCTGCGGCATGGTGCTGGTCATTGTCATGCGCAACATCGACCTGTCCGTCGGTTCCGCCGAGGGCCTGATCGGCATGGTGATGGGATTTGCCCAGGTGCATTTCCTGGTCCGGTTTGTCGGGCTCGAACTCGGCAATCCGTGGATCTGGGTCCTGGCGCTGATCATCGGCCTGGCGCTCGGCCTGCTGATCGGAGCCTTTCAAGGCTTCGTCATCGCCTATCTCGAAGTGCCGGCGTTCATCGTCACGCTGGGCGGACTGCTGGTTTGGCGCGGTGCTGCCTGGTGGGTCACCAGCGGCCAGACGGTGGCGCCGCTTGACGCCACCTTTCAGCTCATGGGCGGCGGGCCGGCGGGATCGATCGGCGCCACCTGGAGCTGGGTCGTCGGGATCGTCGCCTGCCTTGCCGTGGCGTTTGCGCTCTTCAACGGCCGGGTGCAGCGCAAGCGTTTCCGGTTTCCGCTGCGTCCGATCTGGGCCGAAACGCTGCTCGGCGTCGTCACCTGCGCCGTCATCATGGGTGCGGTCTGGCTCGCCAATTCCTATCCCTGGCCGATCGGCATCGTGAACCGGTATGCGGCCGCCAACAACATCACCGTTCCCGAAGGCGGCCTGTTCATCGCTCACGGCATTGCCATACCGGTGCTGATGGCGATCGCCGTCGGGCTGGTCATGACCTTCATCACCAACCGCACCCGTTTCGGCCGCTATGTCTTTGCCATTGGCGGCAATCCCGAGGCAGCCAATCTCGCCGGCATCAACACGCGCTGGATCACCATGAAGGTGTTCATGATCATGGGCGTGCTGGCCACGATCGCCGCCGCGATCTCCTCGGCCCGGCAGAATTCGGCGACCAACGTGCTTGGAACGCTGGACGAATTGCTGGTCATTGCCGCCGCCGTCATTGGCGGCACGTCGCTCGCCGGCGGCTCGGGAACGATCATCGGCGCCATGCTCGGTGCGCTGCTGATGCAGTCGCTGCAGTCCGGCATGGTGCTGCTCGGTGTCGACTCGCCGCTGCAGAGCATCGTCGTCGGCGCCGTGCTGGTCATCGCGGTGTGGCTCGACACCGTCTATCGCAAGCGCGTCTAG
- the phoU gene encoding phosphate signaling complex protein PhoU: protein MGEHTVASFDEDLEHISQLIRDMGDLARSMVSGSTKALLNSDNALAQRVVSDDAIMDARQRELDDRAITLIAKRQPMANDLRAVVGSIRMASDLERIGDLAKNIAKRVGTVGLSVTPRDLSHSIDGMAQLVLIQVQGVIDEYAAADAAALATLRNNDERIDVKYTSVFRELLTYMMEDPRNITACTHLLFCAKNLERIGDHVTNIAENAYYVLTGTQLPANRPKQDETAMSAPAA, encoded by the coding sequence CTGGAGCACATCAGCCAGTTGATCCGCGACATGGGCGATCTCGCCCGCTCGATGGTCAGTGGCTCGACCAAGGCATTGCTCAATTCGGACAATGCGCTGGCGCAGCGGGTGGTTTCCGACGATGCCATCATGGATGCACGCCAGCGCGAGCTGGACGATCGCGCCATTACGCTGATTGCCAAGCGCCAGCCGATGGCCAACGACCTGCGTGCCGTGGTCGGTTCGATCCGCATGGCCAGCGACCTCGAGCGCATCGGTGACCTTGCCAAGAACATCGCCAAGCGCGTCGGCACTGTCGGGCTGAGTGTCACGCCGCGCGACCTGTCGCATTCGATCGACGGGATGGCGCAGCTGGTGCTGATTCAGGTGCAGGGCGTCATCGACGAATATGCCGCCGCTGACGCGGCAGCGCTTGCCACGCTCAGAAACAACGACGAGCGCATCGACGTCAAATACACCTCGGTGTTCCGCGAACTGCTGACCTACATGATGGAAGACCCGCGCAACATCACTGCCTGCACGCATCTGTTGTTCTGCGCCAAGAACCTCGAGCGCATTGGCGACCATGTGACCAACATCGCCGAAAATGCCTATTATGTTTTGACCGGTACGCAGTTGCCCGCCAATCGTCCGAAGCAGGACGAAACGGCAATGTCCGCGCCGGCGGCATGA
- a CDS encoding ROK family transcriptional regulator, producing the protein MSVGIRHDDLRRRNRAMVIAAVRRAGQPSRTEIAATTGLSHSTISAISSDLIGEGILTESKPSEAGSLKRGRPQVGLGLNPEAAAVMTVVLSLNFLSVAVIDYAGQVIAEEQRRLDTLTMSRDALIGECTAIVRRRLEDPDLDVRSVARIALAIQGITDTHARAMLWSPITPHTDIAFADVLEDEFGIPATMENDCNMMAIALRWRDPDRYRDDFIAILLSHGIGMGLVLKGELFTGTHSSGGEFGHMIHRPNGALCRCGRRGCVEAYAGNYAIWRNARQLGEDAEPVADVSDADMRALATAARERDGPEREAYRKAGEALGYGLGSLFALIDPAPVAMVGVSAAAFDLIEPALRKAIAQTAGGQHSKSISFDTEPNELPLIREGCAMRALTFVDQEIFAPGMQTRSSLVGKNVA; encoded by the coding sequence ATGTCGGTCGGAATCCGCCACGACGATTTGCGCCGGCGCAACCGGGCGATGGTGATTGCGGCCGTGCGCCGCGCCGGACAACCGTCCCGCACCGAGATCGCCGCGACCACCGGCCTCAGCCACTCGACCATATCGGCGATCTCCTCCGACCTGATCGGCGAAGGCATCCTGACCGAAAGCAAGCCGAGCGAGGCCGGCTCGCTCAAACGCGGCCGGCCGCAGGTCGGCCTCGGCCTCAATCCGGAAGCAGCGGCGGTGATGACCGTGGTGCTGTCGCTGAATTTTCTCTCCGTCGCCGTCATCGACTATGCCGGTCAGGTAATCGCCGAGGAACAGCGCCGGCTGGACACGCTGACCATGTCGCGCGACGCGCTGATCGGCGAATGCACGGCAATCGTGCGGCGCCGTCTCGAGGACCCCGATCTCGATGTCCGCAGCGTCGCCCGCATCGCGCTGGCGATCCAGGGCATTACCGACACCCATGCCCGCGCCATGCTGTGGTCGCCGATCACGCCGCACACCGACATCGCCTTCGCCGACGTACTTGAAGACGAGTTCGGCATCCCCGCCACGATGGAGAACGACTGCAACATGATGGCGATTGCGCTGCGCTGGCGCGATCCTGATCGCTACCGCGACGATTTCATCGCCATCCTTTTATCGCACGGCATCGGCATGGGCCTGGTGCTGAAGGGCGAGTTGTTCACCGGCACCCATTCCTCGGGCGGTGAGTTCGGCCACATGATCCATCGGCCGAACGGTGCGCTGTGTCGCTGCGGGCGGCGCGGCTGCGTCGAAGCCTATGCCGGCAACTACGCCATCTGGCGCAACGCCAGGCAGCTGGGTGAGGACGCAGAACCCGTCGCCGATGTCAGTGACGCCGATATGCGTGCCCTGGCGACCGCGGCCCGCGAAAGGGATGGGCCCGAGCGCGAGGCCTATCGCAAGGCCGGCGAAGCGCTCGGCTACGGCCTCGGCAGCCTGTTCGCGCTGATCGATCCGGCGCCCGTTGCCATGGTCGGCGTCAGTGCTGCCGCCTTCGACCTGATCGAGCCGGCTTTGCGCAAGGCGATTGCCCAGACCGCCGGCGGCCAGCACTCGAAATCGATTTCCTTCGATACCGAACCGAACGAACTGCCGCTGATCCGCGAAGGCTGCGCCATGCGAGCGCTGACCTTCGTCGACCAGGAGATTTTTGCGCCGGGCATGCAGACAAGATCCAGCCTCGTCGGCAAGAACGTGGCGTGA
- a CDS encoding lipoprotein, with translation MRKILIAMVAVVAVSGCTSTEQDVVGGGLIGAGVGGLVGGGKGALIGAAVGAGSGLLVRNLRNGYCQYRDHRGRIYTARCN, from the coding sequence ATGCGGAAGATACTTATTGCCATGGTTGCTGTGGTCGCGGTCAGTGGCTGCACCTCGACCGAGCAGGACGTTGTTGGCGGCGGCTTGATCGGCGCCGGTGTCGGCGGCTTGGTCGGTGGCGGCAAGGGCGCGCTGATCGGCGCGGCCGTCGGTGCCGGTTCCGGCCTGCTGGTGCGCAACCTGCGCAATGGCTATTGCCAGTATCGCGATCATCGCGGCCGGATCTACACGGCGCGCTGCAACTAG
- the xylF gene encoding D-xylose ABC transporter substrate-binding protein, with the protein MKRFTAAILAGVAMSLTLASVAQAKDKVVGVSWSNFQEERWKTDEAAMKTAIEAAGDKYISADAQSNPGKQLTDVESLISQGANSLIILAQDASAIGPAVQKALDEGIPVVGYDRLIENKDVFYLTFDNKEVGRMQAREVFKAKPEGNYVFIKGSGADPNADFLFSGSMEVLKEAIDSGKIKNVGEAYTDGWLPANAQKNMEQFLTANDNKVDAVVAANDGTAGGVVAALTAQGLAGTVPVSGQDGDHAALNRIALGTQTVSVWKDARELGKNAAEIASQLADGKKTSDIAGAKDFTTPGGNTVKSLFLTPVAITKDNLNVVIDAGWIKKDEVCAGVAAGTVAACN; encoded by the coding sequence ATGAAAAGATTCACAGCCGCCATCCTGGCGGGTGTCGCCATGTCGCTGACGCTCGCGTCGGTCGCGCAGGCGAAGGACAAGGTCGTCGGCGTTTCGTGGTCCAACTTCCAGGAAGAGCGCTGGAAGACCGACGAGGCCGCCATGAAGACGGCGATCGAGGCCGCCGGCGACAAGTACATCTCCGCCGATGCGCAGTCCAATCCCGGCAAGCAGCTTACCGATGTCGAAAGCCTGATCTCGCAGGGCGCCAATTCGCTGATCATCCTGGCGCAGGATGCCTCGGCCATCGGCCCGGCGGTGCAGAAGGCGCTGGACGAAGGCATTCCGGTCGTCGGCTATGACCGTCTGATCGAGAACAAGGACGTCTTCTATCTGACCTTCGACAACAAGGAAGTCGGCCGCATGCAGGCCCGCGAAGTGTTCAAGGCGAAGCCCGAAGGCAACTATGTCTTCATCAAGGGTTCGGGCGCCGATCCGAATGCCGATTTCCTGTTTTCGGGCTCGATGGAAGTGCTCAAGGAAGCCATCGACAGCGGCAAGATCAAGAATGTCGGCGAGGCGTATACGGACGGCTGGCTGCCCGCCAACGCCCAGAAGAACATGGAACAGTTCCTCACCGCCAACGACAACAAGGTCGATGCCGTGGTCGCGGCCAATGACGGCACCGCCGGTGGCGTCGTCGCGGCGCTGACGGCGCAGGGCCTTGCCGGCACCGTGCCGGTCTCGGGTCAGGACGGCGACCACGCCGCGCTGAACCGCATCGCCCTCGGCACGCAGACCGTGTCGGTGTGGAAGGACGCGCGCGAACTCGGCAAGAACGCCGCCGAGATCGCCTCGCAGCTCGCCGACGGCAAGAAGACGAGCGACATTGCCGGTGCCAAGGACTTCACGACACCGGGCGGCAACACCGTCAAGTCGCTGTTCCTGACCCCGGTTGCGATCACCAAGGACAATCTCAACGTCGTCATCGACGCCGGCTGGATCAAGAAGGACGAAGTCTGCGCGGGCGTCGCCGCCGGCACCGTCGCGGCCTGTAACTGA